The following are encoded in a window of Physeter macrocephalus isolate SW-GA chromosome 9, ASM283717v5, whole genome shotgun sequence genomic DNA:
- the LOC129392387 gene encoding 60S ribosomal protein L10-like: MCGAFGKPQGTVARVHAGQVIMSIRTRLQNKEHVIEALRRAKFKFPGRQKIHVSRKWGFTKFNADEFENMVAEKGLIPDGGGVKYIPNRGPLDQWRALHS; this comes from the coding sequence ATGTGCGGTGCCTTTGGAAAGCCCCAGGGCACAGTGGCCAGGGTCCATGCTGGCCAGGTCATAATGTCCATCCGCACCAGGCTGCAGAACAAGGAGCACGTGATTGAGGCCCTCCGCAGGGCCAAGTTCAAGTTCCCTGGCCGCCAGAAGATCCACGTCTCCAGGAAGTGGGGATTTACTAAGTTTAATGcagatgaatttgaaaacatggtGGCAGAAAAGGGGCTCATCCCAGATGGCGGTGGGGTCAAGTACATCCCTAATCGTGGCCCCCTGGACCAATGGCGGGCCCTGCACTCGTGA